From the genome of Campylobacter concisus:
TGGGCTTATGGCGGAGCGATATTTATCATCTTGCTTCTTGTCTATCAAACGCACCTAAATGTCCGTATAAACGAGTGGTATAAAAATTTCTACGACATCGTGCAAAACTCAAAAGATCATGATGTAAGTGAGTTTTGGCGAGAAATTTTTAACTTTATAAAAATCGCTATGCCTTATGTCGTGACTTACACTGTGATCTCGTTTTTTGCTAGCCACTGGGTCTTTCGCTGGAGAGAGGCGATGACGTTTAGATATCTAAAATTTTGGCAAAACTGCAAAAGTGACATCGAAGGCAGTTCGCAGCGTATCCAAGAAGATGTCTACCGCTTTGCTAAAATAATGGAAAGCCTTGGCGTGCAGGTTTTAAGGGCGATTATGACGCTAATTGCCTTTATACCAGTGCTTTGGGAGCTAAGTAAGAGCGTAAGTTTGCCTTACATCAAAGATATCGAGGGCTCGCTTGTTTATATCGCTTTAATAATTAGCATCGGTGGCCTGATTATTTCGTGGTTTGTGGGCATTAAACTCCCACATATCGAGTATAACAACCAAAAAGCAGAAGCAGCATTTAGAAAAGAGCTGGTTTACGGTGAGGATGATAAGTCTAAATTTTGCCAGCCAAACGTCATGCTAGAGCTTTTTACGGGCGTAAAGTTAAATTATTATAAACTATTTTTGCACTATGGCTACTTTAACCTTTGGCTCATCTCTTTTTCACAAATTCTTGTCATCGTACCTTATGTCATCATGGGAAATGGCCTATTTAGCGGCGTTATCACACTTGGTGTGCTTATACAAGCCAGCAACGCTTTTTCTCAAGTTAGAGAGAGTTTTAGCGTCTTTATCGATAACTGGACGACTATAACAGAGCTAAGATCTGTAAATAAACGTTTGAGAGAGTTTGAGAGAAATATAAACTATAAGGCGTAGGGGTTAAATTTAGGATATAGCATCTAAATTTTGAATTTATGCGGTCATAAACCAAGCAGCGCGCTGAATGCGCTTTGTCATCAGGCAAATTTTAAAATTTATGAGCGAGCATATCACGGCTCTAAATTTAGTGGCGAGTAGCTACGAGACCTAAATTTAGCAGTCTGCTAAGGCGAGTAAATAAGATTTTAAAATTTGCAAAAAAGTAAATTACTATTTTCGATATCACAAAAATTAATTTTCTCCCCTCACATTTAACAATGCATATCCGACTCAGGCTATAATACGCGAAATTTTAGTCCAAAAAGGATAAAAATGAAAAATTTTATACTTACTTTATTAGTGTCCAGTTTGCTCTTCACTGGCTGCTCAAGCGTTACAAAAGC
Proteins encoded in this window:
- a CDS encoding putative transporter, with the translated sequence MFSSFFKDKKWALWAYGGAIFIILLLVYQTHLNVRINEWYKNFYDIVQNSKDHDVSEFWREIFNFIKIAMPYVVTYTVISFFASHWVFRWREAMTFRYLKFWQNCKSDIEGSSQRIQEDVYRFAKIMESLGVQVLRAIMTLIAFIPVLWELSKSVSLPYIKDIEGSLVYIALIISIGGLIISWFVGIKLPHIEYNNQKAEAAFRKELVYGEDDKSKFCQPNVMLELFTGVKLNYYKLFLHYGYFNLWLISFSQILVIVPYVIMGNGLFSGVITLGVLIQASNAFSQVRESFSVFIDNWTTITELRSVNKRLREFERNINYKA